The window GCCGCCCGCCTGCTGACGAGGCTCGTCCTCGCCCAGTTCAGCGCGGTCGTACGCGGCGGGAAGCGCCGCCACTTCGCCTGCCTGGTCCTCGACGACGCCACCGGGGCGGTCACCGCCGAGTCGGTGCGCCGGATCCAGCGGTTGCGCTCCCAGAACGCGGGCGTCGTCCTCGCCCTGCGCACGATCGGCGACGTCCCCGAGGCCCTGCACGGTCCGCTGTACGGGGCGATCGGCTGCCGTATGGCGTTCTCCGGCGTGACGACTTGGGACGGCAGCCGGTTCGCGCAGACCTGGGGCACCGAATGGGTGGAGACGCGCGAGGTGGCCAAGCACACGGTCTTCGCCGACCAGCCGATGACCCGCCTGATCCATGCCCTGCGCAAGCTCGTCACCGGCAAGGCCGTGACGACGGACGCGGTGACGGTGAAGCAGGTCGAGCGGGAGCGGTGGTCGGCGTCCGAGCTGGCGCACGGGGTGCCGCCGGGGCATGCGGTGCTGTCGCTCACCAGCGTCCAGGGCGAGCACGCGCCGCCGTTGCTGGTGGATCTGCGGGGCTGACCTCGGTATCCGGGCGCCAGGTCACGCGGTGACCGTACGGTGAGGCAGAATCGGCACAGGTCGTTCATACACAGCGGCCAAAAGATCACAGGGGTCACGCCGATGATCACCGCCATCACGCCGATCACACCGATCACCTCGATATTGAAGGCCTCATGCCCCCCACGCTCGCCTCGCTCGTCCACCACTCCGCGCTCAAGCTGACCGTGCGGGCGGGCGAGGACCGCCTGGACGTGCCGGTGCGCTGGGCGCACGTCAGTGAGCTCGCCGACCCGGTCCCCTACATGGAGGGCGGGGAGCTGCTGCTGATCACCGCGCTCAAGCTGGACGCGGAGAACCCCGAGGCGATGCGGCGCTATGTGCGGCGGCTGGTCGGTGCGGGTGTGGTCGGGCTCGGGTTCGCGGTCGGCGTCAACTACGAAGAAATCCCCACGGCGCTGGTCGAAGCGGCGAAGGAGGAGGGCCTGCCGCTGCTGGAGGTGCCGCGCCGCACTCCCTTCCTCGCCATCAGCAAGGCCGTGTCGGCGGCGATCGCGGCGGACCAGTACCGGGCGGTGACGGCGGGGTTCGCGGCGCAGCGGGAGCTGACGAAGCAGGCGTTGACCGACGGGCCGGAAGGGCTGCTGGCCGCGCTGGCGTCCCAGGTGGACGGCTGGGCGGCGCTGTACGACGCGTCCGGTGCCGTGGTCGCGACGGCGCCCGAGTGGGCGGGGCGGCGGGCGGCGCGGCTCACGGCGGACGTGGAGCGGCTGCGGGAGCGGCCCGCGCCGGCGTCGTCCGTGGTCGGCGGGCCGGAACACGAGGACCGGGTCGAGCTGCACACCCTGGGCACGGGGCGGCGGCCGCGGGCGGCGCTGGCCGTGGGGACGGCGGCGGCGCTGGGCACGGCCGAGCGGTACGCCGTGTACTCGGCGATCGCGCTGCTGACGCTGACCACCGAGCGGTCGCGGTCGCTGCACGCGGCCGAGCAGCGGGTGGGCGCGGCGGTGCTGCGCATGCTGCTCGCCGGGGAGCCGGACCATGCGCGGGCCGTGGCGGGAGATCTGTACGGCGAGCTGCTGGACGCGCCCTTCCGGGTGATCGTCGCCGAGGCGGCGCCGGTGTCGGCGGCGCGGGTGGTGGACTCCGGGGCGCGGGTGGCGCTCACCAAGGCGTCCGCCGCGGTGCTGGCCGCCGCGTCCGACACGAACGGCGATCCGCTGGGCGCCCTCACCGAGATCGTGGAGTCCGCGGCGGCTCGGGCCGGGGAGGCGGTGCTCGTCGTGCCGGAGGGGGAGGGCGAAGCGGCGCGGCTCGTGGTGCTCGCCGCGGACGGGGGTGCGGCGGTGGCGGCGTGCGCGAAGTACGCGGCGGCGCTGGAGGCGGCGCGCGCGGGTGACGTACCCGAGCAGCCGGGGGGAGCCGGCGAGGACGAGCTGGTCGTGGGGCTCTCGGCACCGGCCGGGCCCATCGCCGCGGCGGCGGCGTACAAGCAGGCCGAGCAGGCCCTGTCGGTGGCTCGGCGGCGCGGGCGGGTGTGCGTGGAGCACGAGCAGCTGGCGGCGGGGTCGGTGTTGCCGTTGCTCGCGGACGATGCGGTGAAGGCGTTCGCGGACGGGTTGCTGCGGGCGCTGCACGAGCACGACGCGACGGGGCGGGGGGATCTGGTGGCCTCGCTGCGGGCGTGGCTGTCGCGGCACGGGCAGTGGGACGCGGCGGCCGCTGATCTGGGGGTGCACCGGCACACGTTGCGGTATCGGATGCGGCGGGTGGAGGAGATTCTGGGGCGGTCGCTGGATGACGCGGATGTGCGGATGGAGCTTTGGCTCGCCTTGAAGGCGACGTCGGCGGAGTAGGCGGAGTAGGCGGGGTGGGTTGAAGAGACGCCGCTGTGCCAATCCGTCGAAGCCCGACTCCCCACCACTACATCGCGGACAAACGCCCCTCCGTCCCCGCCCCCCTACCGTGGACCCCGACACACCAGGACACCCCCAACGCGGAAGGGCCGGGAATCCACATGACTTCCACCCACGCTTTCTGGCTCGCCGGTCGCCAGGTCAGTGGCGAGGACAGCTTCGATGTCACCTCCCCGTGGGACGGGCGGGTCGTCGGCAAGGTGAGTGTGCCGACGGACGCGCAGATCGAGGAGGCCGTGGCCGCCGCGTACGCCGTCCGCGAGGACTTCGCCGCGACGCCGGCCCACGTGCGTGCCGCCGCCCTCGACCACGTCAGCAGGCGGCTCGTCGAGCGGACCGAGGAGATCGCCCGGCTGATCTCCGCCGAGAACGGCAAGCCCATGAAGTGGGCCCGGGGCGAGGTCGGCCGTGCCGTGTCCGTGTTCCGGTTCGCCGCCGAAGAGGCCCGGCGGTTCAACGGTGGCGAAGCCCAGCGGCTCGACACCGACCTCGGCGGTCAGGGGCGCCTCGCCCTCACCCGACGCTTCCCCAAGGGCGTCGTCCTCGGGATCGCGCCGTTCAACTTCCCGCTGAACCTGTGCGCCCACAAGATCGCCCCGGCCATCGCCGCCGGCGCGCCGATCATCCTGAAGCCCGCACCGGCCACCCCGCTCTCCGGGCTCGTCATCGGTGAGCTCCTCGCCGAGACCGAGCTTCCGGCCGGTTCCTGGAGCATCCTCCCGGTTCCGAACGACCGTATGCCCGCGCTGGTCCAGGACCCGCGCCTGCCCGTGATCTCCTTCACCGGCTCCGAGAAGGTCGGCTACGCGATCATGGACTCGGTGCCGCGCAAGCACTGCACCCTGGAGCTGGGCGGCAACGGCGCGGCCGTCGTGCTCGGCGACTACGCCTCCGACGCGGACCTCGACTGGGCCGCGACCCGCATCGCCACCTTCTCCAACTACCAGGGCGGCCAGTCCTGCATCTCCGTGCAGCGGGTGATCGCGGACGCGTCCGTGTACGACCGGCTCGTGCCGCGCGTCGTCGCCGCCGTCGAGGCCCAGGTCACCGGTGACCCGAGCGACGACGCGACCGACGTCGGACCGCTCGTCAGCGAGGACGCCGCCAAGCGCGTCGAGACCTGGGTGGACGAAGCCGTCGCCGCGGGGGCGACCCTGCTCGCCGGCGGCAAGCGCGACGGCGCCTCCTACGCGCCGACCGTCCTCACCGACGTACCGGCCGACGTCACCCTCGCGTGCGAGGAGGTCTTCGGGCCCGTCCTCACCGTGCAGAAGGTCGAGGGGGAGGCCGCCGCCTTCGCCGCCGCCAACGACTCCAAGTACGGCCTCCAGGCGGGTGTGTTCACGCATGACCTGCAGGCCGCGTTCCGGGCCCACCGGGCCCTTGAGGTCGGCGGCGTCGTCATCGGTGACGTGCCCTCCTACCGCGCCGACCAGATGCCGTACGGCGGCGCCAAGCAGTCCGGTGTGGGCCGTGAGGGAGTGAAGTTCGCGATGGACGACTACACCTACGAGCGGGTGATGGTCCTCACCGGCCTCGCTCTGTGAGCTCTCTGATCCGGTTCGGAATCCCCCCTAGCTTGTGACAATCGTTTTCAGGTAGAGTGGTCCGCATCCCGGGATGAAAAGGGGCCCGGCACCGATGCCTTCCGGTGCCGGGCCCCTTCTTTACGTCAGCCTCTTCCGGACCCTCAACCGGAGAAGCCGACGTGCGCGAGCCGCACCGGGCCGCGCAGCCTGAGGTGGACGTCCCGGACGCCCTCGGCGATGATCTCGGCGCGCTGCGTCGAGTAGTCGTACGGACTCGCATCCGGCGCCTGCGACGTCAGTACGGCGAGCACCGCGCCCCCGTCCAGCGACACCTCGACCACGCCGTCGCCGGACACGGTCGCCGTCACCGCCGTGACGCCGCCTTCGAAGTCGCAGTCCCGGTAGACCAGTTCGGCCGACCTGCCCTGCGCCGGCGTCACCGCGTCGCCCGACGCCTTCGTGCGGTCGACGATCGCCACGCCGCTGTGCTCGTCGAAGTCGGCCGCGTCCAGGCCGCGTCGCAGGACAGGGCGCGGTGCGGCCGCCTCGCCGTCCAGGAGCAGGGTCGTCCGCAGACGGATGTCCTCGCTGGAGGCGCCGGCCAGGATCTCGTACGGGCCCGGCTCGCGGCGCCAGGCGCCCCGCGCCACATCCCAGAAGCCGAAGGACGGCAAGGGGACCTCGAAGGTCAGGGTCGACTGCTCGCCGGGTTCCAGCCGCACCCGGCTGTGCGCCACCAGTTCCCGCCGCGGGCGCGGCACCGTCGGCTCCACCGCGCGCGTGTAGAGCTGGGCGACCTCGTCGGCCGGCACGTCACCGGTGTTGGTGACCGTGAAGGAGAAGTGCAGCGCGTCGTCCGTCACGCGGGTCTCCAGGTCGGCGTAGGAGAAGGCCGCGTAGGACAGGCCGTGGCCGAACGGGAACAGCGGGGTTCCCTCGAAGTACAGGTACGTCTGGCGGCCGCCGATCACGTCGTAGTCGAGGAGGTCGGGCAGGTCGGCGTCGTCGGCGTACCAGGTCTGCGGGAGGCGGCCGGCGGGGGAGACGTCGCCGGCCAGGACGCGGGCGAGGGCGGTGCCGGCCGCCTGGCCGCCGTGGGAGGTCCAGAGGATCGCCGGGAGGGCGGCCGGGTCGACGGCGTAGGGGTACGCCGACACCAGGGCCAGCACCGTTTTCGGGTTGGCCGCGCGGGCGGCGCGCAGCAGGCGCTCCTGATGGGCGGGGAGGGCGAGCGTCGTGCGGTCCTCGGTCTCGCGGCCGTTGATGTGCGGGTCGTTGCCCGCGACCACCAGGACCACGTCCGCCTGTGAGGTGACCCTGGTCACTGCGTCTTCGGCGCTTTCGACGACGATGAGCTCGAAGATTTCCGGATTCGCTTCGGCAACCCTGACGCCGTCGGCGGCGACTGAGACGTGGCGACCCGTACCGAGGTGCCGGAGGAGGTGCCCGTTCGCATGGGGTTCCAGGCGGAATGTCTCCTGGACGACCCAGCCTCCGGGCTGGTCGGCGGAGGCGCGGACACAGCCGTCCTCGGCGACGGAGAGGTAGCGGCCGTCGGGGGCGCGCAGAGTCAGCACGCCCTCGCCCCAGTCGACCAGCGCGAACTCGGTGCCGGCCGGGTCGGTGGTCAGTGGGGGCAGGTCCGTCCGGCCGGCGAGCAGCGCCGGGTCGAGGGCGCCCTCGGCGCCGCGCACCTCGTCGTCGGCGTCCGCCTCGGGGACGTGCAGGAAGGTTCCGGCCGAGGTCTTCAGGCGGATGCGGTCGACGCCCTCCGCGAACTCCACCCGCTCCGCGCCGAACCGCTCGTACAGGCCCTCCAGCGGGGTCGAGCGGTGGATGAGCGTGCCGCTGTACCAGTCGAGCTTGCACTCGTCGGCGAGCAGACCGACCACCGCGAGCCGGGTGCCGGGCGCGAGCGGCAGCAGGCCACCGCTGTTCTTGAGCAGGACGACCGACTGCTCGGCGGCCTCCTGGGCGAGGGCGCGGTGGGCCGGGGTGTCGAAGTCCGTGGTGAGCGCGTGCGGGTCGTACTGCGGGTCGAACTCGCCGAGGCGGAAGCGGACCGAGAGCTGGCGGCGGACCGCCGTGTCGATGTCCGACTCGGTCAGCAGGCCCTGTTCCAGGGCGCCGCGGACCCGTGCGGTGATCTTCGAGCTGTCGGTGCCGTGGTCGGTGAAGCTGTCGACGCCGGCGAGGATCGCGGCCGCCGTGGCCGCCTCGTGGGTGTCGAAGTAGTGCTCGGAATCGACCAGGTTGGACGGCGCACCCGCGTCCGAGCAGACCAGCAGGTCCTCGTCGGTCCAGGCGCGCAGGTGCTCGCGCAGATACGGCGAGACGTGGTTGGGGCGGCCGTTGACCAGGTTGTACGCCGGCATCACGCCGGCCGTCGCGCCCGCCTCGACCGTCTCGCGGAAGGCGCGCAGGTCGTACTCGTGCAGGACGCGCGGGCGGACCGAGGAGGACGTGACGCTGCGGTCCGTCTCGTTGTTGTGAGCCAGCCAGTGCTTGAGGACGGGCGCGGTGCGCCAGTACGTCGGGTGCTCGCCGCGCAGGCCACGGGTGTAGGCGGTGGCGATGGCCGAGGTGAGCTTGGGGTCCTCCGAGTAGCCCTCCTCGTTGCGGCCCCACAGCGGGTGGCGCAGGAGGTTGACGGTGGGGGACCAGACGTTCAGGCCCACGCGGTCGTCGCGGGCGCGCATCGCCCGGACCTCCTTGGACACCGCCTCGCCGACGCGTCGTACGAGGTCGGTGTTCCAGGTCGCGGCCAGGCCCACCGCCTGCGGGAAGACGGTGGCCGGGCCCATCCAGGCCACACCGTGCAGGGCCTCCTGACCGGTGCGGAACCCGTCGACGCCCAGCCGCTCCACGGCGGGCGCGAACTGGTGCAGGAAGCCGATCTTCTCGTCGAGCGTGAGCCGCGACAGAAGGTCGTCGATGCGCTTCGCGAACGGCAGTCGCTGATCGCGGAAAGGCGGCGTAGGCGGCGTTTGTGCGGTCACGTGGGGATCCCCTTGCGGTGGAGCGGCGAGGCGCTTTCGAAGCGCTTCGATGCTCATTCGATCCGGGGGTGGGTGTCAAGACACCCCGGCGCAACAACTCCGACTCCTGACCGTTATTTCAAGCGACACAAGAGAGCGGTCGGATCCTCCACACCCCGGAGGAATCTTGGAAGCGACTCTTGTGCGCCCCCATGCCTTCACTTAACCTCGCAGCAACATCGAAGCGCTTCGACTACGAGGCTCGCCCACTTCAGGGGTGCCCGGCCCTCGGCCAGTGGTCGAAGGGCGCTTCAGCTCAGCCAGATCCACTTAAGACACCGCAGCCGACGGCCCACCGCCGGGTGTCCAGGTGCGCCATGAAGGGTTGACGCAATGACGCCGAATGCCGCCTCCGCCTCCTCCGGACCCAGCCGGAGAAGCTTCCTCGCCTCCACGGCGGTCGCCACCGCAGCGGTGGCCGGTGGGATGCCGCTGCTCTCCGCCTGCGGCGGTTCGGACGGGGGTTCGCGCGACGGGACCACGTCGGGCAAGGACGCGAAGAAGATCCTTCCGGCGTACGCGGCCAGCAACGTGGTGACGCCGGACATCCCGTCCAAGAACGGCTCGTCGATGGGCTTCACGGCCAAGCTCGACGTCGCCACCCTCAAGACCTCGGTCCCGAAGAAGCTCGGCAAGGGCGGCGAGGTCACCATCATGTCGCCGTTCTGGGGCTCGCCGCCGAAGCAGAACAACCCCTACTACACGTCGATGAACGACCTGATCGGCGTCGACGTCCAGTGGCGCAACCAGGACGGCAACACCTACGACCAGAAGCTCGGCGCGGTCCTCGCCTCCAGCGACGTCCCGGACGTGGTCGTCGTCCCCAGCTGGAACATGATGGGCAAGATACCCAGCGCCATCATCAGCAAGTTCGCCGACCTCGGCCCGTACCTGTCCGGGGACAAGGTCAAGGAGTACCCCAACCTCGCGGCGATCCCCAGCGACGCCTGGCAGCGCTCCATCTTCGGCGGCAAGCTGATGGGCCTGCCGCAGCCCGCCCCGTCCGTCGCGACCATCGTGCCCCTCTACCGGCAGGACATCTTCGACAAGGAGGGCTACGAAGTCCCGCGGTCCGCCGACGAGTTCATGGCCCTGTGCAAGGACATCACCAACGCCCGAGCCAAGCGGTGGGCCTGCGGTGACATGAAGTGGACCGCGTTCAACACCTTTGGTGTGCTCGGGGGCGGGGAGAAGCCGCTCTGGTGGAACCTCGTCGACGGCAAGCTGATCAACCGCATCGAGACCCCGGAGTACCTGGAAGCCATCGAGTGGACGCGCAAGCTGTTCGCCGCCGGTGTCGTCCACCCCGACTTCAAGCTGGGCAAGAGCCAGGCGACCGACCCCGCCCCCAAGTTCGCCGCCGGCG of the Streptomyces sp. T12 genome contains:
- a CDS encoding extracellular solute-binding protein; amino-acid sequence: MTPNAASASSGPSRRSFLASTAVATAAVAGGMPLLSACGGSDGGSRDGTTSGKDAKKILPAYAASNVVTPDIPSKNGSSMGFTAKLDVATLKTSVPKKLGKGGEVTIMSPFWGSPPKQNNPYYTSMNDLIGVDVQWRNQDGNTYDQKLGAVLASSDVPDVVVVPSWNMMGKIPSAIISKFADLGPYLSGDKVKEYPNLAAIPSDAWQRSIFGGKLMGLPQPAPSVATIVPLYRQDIFDKEGYEVPRSADEFMALCKDITNARAKRWACGDMKWTAFNTFGVLGGGEKPLWWNLVDGKLINRIETPEYLEAIEWTRKLFAAGVVHPDFKLGKSQATDPAPKFAAGEFLIWNNNIVNWYGQQASQATQNPDFKVWGMDIWNHDGGDPTLYAQNPAGIFAFISKKASESVIHDALAVANVTAAPYGTKEWMMTNYGVEGTHYTIKDGVPVKNDKGNNEVLNAFVMVASPAATTAHPDLPDYTKAMVEWEQRMGAFTKKSSFWGLQITEPSRYTNLANDFEQLEDDIIRGHKKISDMQQAVSDWKSKGGDKLRDWYKKLLDENGSAAS
- a CDS encoding PucR family transcriptional regulator; translated protein: MPPTLASLVHHSALKLTVRAGEDRLDVPVRWAHVSELADPVPYMEGGELLLITALKLDAENPEAMRRYVRRLVGAGVVGLGFAVGVNYEEIPTALVEAAKEEGLPLLEVPRRTPFLAISKAVSAAIAADQYRAVTAGFAAQRELTKQALTDGPEGLLAALASQVDGWAALYDASGAVVATAPEWAGRRAARLTADVERLRERPAPASSVVGGPEHEDRVELHTLGTGRRPRAALAVGTAAALGTAERYAVYSAIALLTLTTERSRSLHAAEQRVGAAVLRMLLAGEPDHARAVAGDLYGELLDAPFRVIVAEAAPVSAARVVDSGARVALTKASAAVLAAASDTNGDPLGALTEIVESAAARAGEAVLVVPEGEGEAARLVVLAADGGAAVAACAKYAAALEAARAGDVPEQPGGAGEDELVVGLSAPAGPIAAAAAYKQAEQALSVARRRGRVCVEHEQLAAGSVLPLLADDAVKAFADGLLRALHEHDATGRGDLVASLRAWLSRHGQWDAAAADLGVHRHTLRYRMRRVEEILGRSLDDADVRMELWLALKATSAE
- a CDS encoding glycoside hydrolase family 3 C-terminal domain-containing protein, with product MTAQTPPTPPFRDQRLPFAKRIDDLLSRLTLDEKIGFLHQFAPAVERLGVDGFRTGQEALHGVAWMGPATVFPQAVGLAATWNTDLVRRVGEAVSKEVRAMRARDDRVGLNVWSPTVNLLRHPLWGRNEEGYSEDPKLTSAIATAYTRGLRGEHPTYWRTAPVLKHWLAHNNETDRSVTSSSVRPRVLHEYDLRAFRETVEAGATAGVMPAYNLVNGRPNHVSPYLREHLRAWTDEDLLVCSDAGAPSNLVDSEHYFDTHEAATAAAILAGVDSFTDHGTDSSKITARVRGALEQGLLTESDIDTAVRRQLSVRFRLGEFDPQYDPHALTTDFDTPAHRALAQEAAEQSVVLLKNSGGLLPLAPGTRLAVVGLLADECKLDWYSGTLIHRSTPLEGLYERFGAERVEFAEGVDRIRLKTSAGTFLHVPEADADDEVRGAEGALDPALLAGRTDLPPLTTDPAGTEFALVDWGEGVLTLRAPDGRYLSVAEDGCVRASADQPGGWVVQETFRLEPHANGHLLRHLGTGRHVSVAADGVRVAEANPEIFELIVVESAEDAVTRVTSQADVVLVVAGNDPHINGRETEDRTTLALPAHQERLLRAARAANPKTVLALVSAYPYAVDPAALPAILWTSHGGQAAGTALARVLAGDVSPAGRLPQTWYADDADLPDLLDYDVIGGRQTYLYFEGTPLFPFGHGLSYAAFSYADLETRVTDDALHFSFTVTNTGDVPADEVAQLYTRAVEPTVPRPRRELVAHSRVRLEPGEQSTLTFEVPLPSFGFWDVARGAWRREPGPYEILAGASSEDIRLRTTLLLDGEAAAPRPVLRRGLDAADFDEHSGVAIVDRTKASGDAVTPAQGRSAELVYRDCDFEGGVTAVTATVSGDGVVEVSLDGGAVLAVLTSQAPDASPYDYSTQRAEIIAEGVRDVHLRLRGPVRLAHVGFSG
- a CDS encoding aldehyde dehydrogenase family protein translates to MTSTHAFWLAGRQVSGEDSFDVTSPWDGRVVGKVSVPTDAQIEEAVAAAYAVREDFAATPAHVRAAALDHVSRRLVERTEEIARLISAENGKPMKWARGEVGRAVSVFRFAAEEARRFNGGEAQRLDTDLGGQGRLALTRRFPKGVVLGIAPFNFPLNLCAHKIAPAIAAGAPIILKPAPATPLSGLVIGELLAETELPAGSWSILPVPNDRMPALVQDPRLPVISFTGSEKVGYAIMDSVPRKHCTLELGGNGAAVVLGDYASDADLDWAATRIATFSNYQGGQSCISVQRVIADASVYDRLVPRVVAAVEAQVTGDPSDDATDVGPLVSEDAAKRVETWVDEAVAAGATLLAGGKRDGASYAPTVLTDVPADVTLACEEVFGPVLTVQKVEGEAAAFAAANDSKYGLQAGVFTHDLQAAFRAHRALEVGGVVIGDVPSYRADQMPYGGAKQSGVGREGVKFAMDDYTYERVMVLTGLAL